One Lachnospiraceae bacterium C1.1 genomic region harbors:
- a CDS encoding ABC transporter permease has translation MGKLSFGKIEKIRSFLPAICLLLILLVNLVKTPDFFDVSVTNGVFYGFIIDVINRGSELAIIAVGMTLVVSVSGGVDISVGSVAALTAAVITNILSGGEVSVNTLHAPIVLAMAAGLASAFICGVWNGFLVAHLNIQPMVATLILYTAGRGIAQLICGGQITYIRVDAYRALGSNIGNNPVPTPIYLAAAVMILTAIFLRFTSFGLYARAVGMNAEAARLSGLNPRSIKFLTYIISAVLAGLAGAIYSSRIYSCDANNIGLNVEMDAILAVLLGGNKLKGGKFSISGSVIGAYTIQALTTSLYAMGVSSVQIPLSKAAVILIALSLQSPEIEKIFRKVRKAGASPLVKEAAQL, from the coding sequence GAAAAATTGAAAAGATCAGGTCTTTCTTACCTGCGATATGTCTCCTTTTAATTCTGCTTGTAAATCTGGTAAAGACACCGGATTTCTTTGATGTATCTGTAACCAATGGTGTTTTTTACGGTTTTATAATCGATGTTATAAACAGAGGTTCAGAGCTTGCGATCATTGCGGTCGGAATGACTCTGGTTGTTTCTGTGTCCGGTGGAGTGGATATTTCTGTCGGATCAGTGGCTGCATTAACAGCAGCCGTTATTACAAATATTCTTTCGGGAGGCGAAGTGTCTGTAAATACTCTTCACGCTCCGATCGTATTGGCAATGGCAGCCGGTCTGGCATCCGCTTTTATATGCGGGGTCTGGAACGGCTTTCTTGTTGCACATCTGAATATCCAGCCGATGGTTGCAACATTGATCCTTTACACCGCAGGTCGTGGTATTGCCCAGCTTATATGTGGCGGACAGATAACTTACATCAGAGTTGATGCCTACAGGGCATTAGGATCAAATATTGGAAATAATCCTGTACCTACACCTATATACTTAGCAGCAGCGGTCATGATATTAACAGCAATCTTTTTAAGGTTCACAAGTTTCGGACTTTATGCAAGGGCGGTTGGAATGAATGCTGAAGCGGCAAGACTTTCAGGACTTAATCCGAGAAGTATTAAGTTTTTAACATATATTATTTCAGCGGTTCTCGCAGGCCTGGCAGGAGCGATATATTCGTCCAGAATATATTCCTGTGATGCGAATAATATAGGACTGAATGTAGAAATGGATGCGATACTTGCTGTTCTTCTTGGCGGAAATAAGCTTAAAGGTGGTAAATTCAGTATATCTGGCTCTGTTATAGGGGCGTATACTATACAGGCTCTTACAACTTCTTTATATGCAATGGGGGTATCATCAGTACAGATACCTTTATCTAAGGCAGCTGTAATTTTGATAGCACTTTCGCTGCAGTCGCCTGAAATTGAAAAAATCTTCAGGAAAGTAAGAAAAGCAGGCGCCAGTCCGCTTGTAAAGGAGGCAGCTCAATTGTGA